Proteins co-encoded in one Sebastes fasciatus isolate fSebFas1 chromosome 11, fSebFas1.pri, whole genome shotgun sequence genomic window:
- the elovl1a gene encoding elongation of very long chain fatty acids protein 1a: MVLEVASNALAKFYKFVDVRTDDRIKDYILMQSPILMTTILVAYVFFSKYVGPQVMANRKPLRLNKTMIVYNFTMVSFNGYIVYEFLLSGWGTTYTWRCDLVDTSSSPETFRMIRACWLFYISKYFELLDTVFFVLRKKQSQITFLHVFHHSFMPWSWWWGITLTPAGGMGCFHAMVNSAVHVIMYFYYLLSAAGPRFQKFLWWKKYMTAIQLTQFVLVSAHISQYYFMEKCDYQVPMWIHLIWMHGVCFIVLFSNFWIQAYIKGKHLPAAEDKPKQNGSTSEPIAVVANGKHLENGNGHQHTNGKILFGKVKEI; encoded by the exons ATGGTGCTAGAAGTTGCATCAAATGCTTTAGCAAAATTTTACAAATTTGTAGACGTGAGGACTG ATGACCGAATCAAAGACTACATCCTGATGCAGAGCCCCATACTGATGACCACCATCCTGGTGGCCTACGTCTTCTTCTCAAAGTATGTTGGACCTCAGGTGATGGCGAACCGCAAGCCCCTCCGCCTCAACAAAACCATGATTGTCTACAACTTCACCATGGTTTCATTCAACGGCTATATAGTCTACGAG TTCTTGTTGTCTGGATGGGGCACCACCTACACGTGGAGATGTGATCTCGTCGACACCTCAAGCAGCCCAGAGACTTTTCGG ATGATTCGAGCGTGTTGGTTGttttatatttcaaaatacTTCGAACTCCTTGACACA GTATTCTTTGTGCTGAGGAAGAAACAAAGCCAGATCACATTTCTCCACGTATTCCATCACTCCTTCATGCCCTGGTCGTGGTGGTGGGGCATTACCCTGACTCCCG CTGGAGGAATGGGCTGCTTCCACGCCATGGTGAATTCAGCCGTCCACGTCATCATGTACTTCTATTACCTGCTCTCTGCTGCAGGACCACGCTTCCAGAAATTCCTGTGGTGGAAGAAATACATGACCGCCATTCAGCTT ACCCAGTTTGTTCTGGTCTCCGCTCACATCAGCCAGTACTACTTCATGGAAAAGTGTGACTACCAGGTTCCCATGTGGATCCACCTGATTTGGATGCACGGCGTCTGCTTCATCGTCCTCTTCTCCAACTTTTGGATACAGGCCTACATAAAGGGAAAGCATCTTCCAGCCGCAGAGGACAAGCCGAAGCAGAACGGCTCAACCAGTGAACCCATCGCTGTGGTGGCCAACGGGAAACACCTGGAGAATGGGAACGGACACCAACACACCAACGGCAAAATCCTCTTTGGCAAAGTGAAGGAAATCTGA
- the cdc20 gene encoding cell division cycle protein 20 homolog isoform X2, with the protein MSQFGFENDIHSILKLDMPITNAPMARWQRKASSSSSSALNGLSPGKSANVSLSSSKTPSKTPGKNKKQTPSKMGGDRFIPFRNSKQMDVASFLLSKENEPVDTTNTTGTSESQKAWSMSLNGYDIEEAKILHLGGKPLNAPEGYQNNLKVLYSQGATPASVKKTRYISSTPDRILDAPELRNDFYLNLLDWSSRNVLAVALHNSVYLLDASQGDVTLLMKLEREEDYICSLSWTKEGTYLAIGTSDCKIQLWDVYNQKRLRSMSSHTSRVVSLSWNDHVLSSGSRSGHIHHHDVRVADHHLFTLTGHSQEVCGLKWSPDGRYLASGGNDNMVYVWPRVQEGTASQSVCSWSEHQGAVKALAWCPWQPNILASGGGTSDRHIRIWNVNSGSCISSLDTQSQISSLVFAPNYKELVSAHGYAHNNVVIWKYPALTRVAELNGHEDRVLSLILSPDGSTVATVAGDETIRMWKSFEVDPVKKAKEKLVKTTSRAIHQSIR; encoded by the exons ATGTCTCAGTTTGGGTTTGAGAACGACATCCACAGCATCTTGAAGCTGGACATGCCCATCACTAACGCTCCCATGGCGAGGTGGCAGAGGAAGGCCAGCTCATCCAGCTCATCGGCTCTGAACGGGTTGTCTCCTGGCAAATCTGCCAATGTGTCGCTCAGTTCATCAAAAACGCCGAGCAAAACACCAG gcaaaaataaaaagcaaactcCTTCTAAGATGGGGGGCGACCGCTTCATTCCCTTCAGAAACAGCAAACAAATGGATGTGGCAAGTTTCCTGCTCTCAAAGGAGAATGAGCCCGTGGACACAACCAATACAACAGGAACATCA GAAAGCCAGAAAGCCTGGTCCATGTCACTAAATGGATACGACATTGAAGAAGCAAAGATCCTGCACCTAGGAGGGAAGCCGCTGAATGCTCCAGAAG GCTATCAAAACAACTTGAAAGTCCTCTACAGTCAGGGTGCAACTCCTGCCTCTGTCAAAAAGACGAGATACATTTCTTCTACTCCTGATAGAATCTTGGACGCTCCTGAGCTTCGAAATGATTTTT atttgaATCTGCTTGACTGGAGCAGTCGAAATGTTCTTGCTGTGGCGCTtcataacagtgtttacctgctgGATGCCAGTCAAGGAGACGTTACTCTTCTCATGAAGTTGGAGCGTGAGGAGGACTACATCTGCTCTCTGTCCTGGACCAAAGAGGGAACCTACCTAGCCATTGGCACCAGTGACTGCAAAATTCAG cTGTGGGATGTCTACAACCAGAAGCGTCTACGCAGCATGTCCAGCCATACGTCTAGAGTTGTTAGCCTGAGCTGGAACGACCATGTTCTCTCTAG TGGCTCGAGATCAGGACACATCCACCATCATGATGTGAGGGTGGCAGACCACCACCTCTTCACGCTCACTGGTCACTCACAGGAGGTGTGTGGGCTGAAATGGTCCCCTGATGGGCGCTACCTAGCAAGTGGAGGCAATGACAACATGGTGTATGTATGGCCCCGTGTGCAGGAGGGCACCGCCAGCCAGTCGGTCTGCAGCTGGAGTGAACATCAAGGAGCTGTCAAG GCTTTGGCCTGGTGCCCGTGGCAGCCCAACATCCTTGCGTCTGGAGGTGGTACCAGTGACCGTCACATCCGCATCTGGAATGTAAACAGCGGCTCCTGCATCAGTTCACTTGACACTCAGTCCCAG ATCTCGTCACTGGTGTTTGCACCCAACTATAAGGAGCTGGTCTCTGCCCATGGATATGCCCACAACAATGTCGTTATCTGGAAGTACCCCGCTCTCACCAGGGTTGCAGAGCTCAATG GCCACGAGGACAGAGTTCTCAGTTTGATTCTGAGCCCAGACGGCTCCACTGTTGCAACCGTTGCTGGAGACGAGACTATCCGTATGTGGAAGAGCTTCGAAGTGGATCCAGTTAAGAAGGCCAAAGAGAAGCTGGTCAAAACAACTAGCAGGGCCATTCATCAGTCGATCAGATAA
- the cdc20 gene encoding cell division cycle protein 20 homolog isoform X1, whose product MSQFGFENDIHSILKLDMPITNAPMARWQRKASSSSSSALNGLSPGKSANVSLSSSKTPSKTPGKNKKQTPSKMGGDRFIPFRNSKQMDVASFLLSKENEPVDTTNTTGTSESQKAWSMSLNGYDIEEAKILHLGGKPLNAPEGYQNNLKVLYSQGATPASVKKTRYISSTPDRILDAPELRNDFYLNLLDWSSRNVLAVALHNSVYLLDASQGDVTLLMKLEREEDYICSLSWTKEGTYLAIGTSDCKIQLWDVYNQKRLRSMSSHTSRVVSLSWNDHVLSRYSGFLISAAKDKNLHVLVGLKYVSLPPSGSRSGHIHHHDVRVADHHLFTLTGHSQEVCGLKWSPDGRYLASGGNDNMVYVWPRVQEGTASQSVCSWSEHQGAVKALAWCPWQPNILASGGGTSDRHIRIWNVNSGSCISSLDTQSQISSLVFAPNYKELVSAHGYAHNNVVIWKYPALTRVAELNGHEDRVLSLILSPDGSTVATVAGDETIRMWKSFEVDPVKKAKEKLVKTTSRAIHQSIR is encoded by the exons ATGTCTCAGTTTGGGTTTGAGAACGACATCCACAGCATCTTGAAGCTGGACATGCCCATCACTAACGCTCCCATGGCGAGGTGGCAGAGGAAGGCCAGCTCATCCAGCTCATCGGCTCTGAACGGGTTGTCTCCTGGCAAATCTGCCAATGTGTCGCTCAGTTCATCAAAAACGCCGAGCAAAACACCAG gcaaaaataaaaagcaaactcCTTCTAAGATGGGGGGCGACCGCTTCATTCCCTTCAGAAACAGCAAACAAATGGATGTGGCAAGTTTCCTGCTCTCAAAGGAGAATGAGCCCGTGGACACAACCAATACAACAGGAACATCA GAAAGCCAGAAAGCCTGGTCCATGTCACTAAATGGATACGACATTGAAGAAGCAAAGATCCTGCACCTAGGAGGGAAGCCGCTGAATGCTCCAGAAG GCTATCAAAACAACTTGAAAGTCCTCTACAGTCAGGGTGCAACTCCTGCCTCTGTCAAAAAGACGAGATACATTTCTTCTACTCCTGATAGAATCTTGGACGCTCCTGAGCTTCGAAATGATTTTT atttgaATCTGCTTGACTGGAGCAGTCGAAATGTTCTTGCTGTGGCGCTtcataacagtgtttacctgctgGATGCCAGTCAAGGAGACGTTACTCTTCTCATGAAGTTGGAGCGTGAGGAGGACTACATCTGCTCTCTGTCCTGGACCAAAGAGGGAACCTACCTAGCCATTGGCACCAGTGACTGCAAAATTCAG cTGTGGGATGTCTACAACCAGAAGCGTCTACGCAGCATGTCCAGCCATACGTCTAGAGTTGTTAGCCTGAGCTGGAACGACCATGTTCTCTCTAGGTACAGTGGTTTCCTTATTTCTGCTGCAAAAGACAAAAACTTGCATGTATTGGTTGGACTCAAATATGTTTCTCTCCCTCCTAGTGGCTCGAGATCAGGACACATCCACCATCATGATGTGAGGGTGGCAGACCACCACCTCTTCACGCTCACTGGTCACTCACAGGAGGTGTGTGGGCTGAAATGGTCCCCTGATGGGCGCTACCTAGCAAGTGGAGGCAATGACAACATGGTGTATGTATGGCCCCGTGTGCAGGAGGGCACCGCCAGCCAGTCGGTCTGCAGCTGGAGTGAACATCAAGGAGCTGTCAAG GCTTTGGCCTGGTGCCCGTGGCAGCCCAACATCCTTGCGTCTGGAGGTGGTACCAGTGACCGTCACATCCGCATCTGGAATGTAAACAGCGGCTCCTGCATCAGTTCACTTGACACTCAGTCCCAG ATCTCGTCACTGGTGTTTGCACCCAACTATAAGGAGCTGGTCTCTGCCCATGGATATGCCCACAACAATGTCGTTATCTGGAAGTACCCCGCTCTCACCAGGGTTGCAGAGCTCAATG GCCACGAGGACAGAGTTCTCAGTTTGATTCTGAGCCCAGACGGCTCCACTGTTGCAACCGTTGCTGGAGACGAGACTATCCGTATGTGGAAGAGCTTCGAAGTGGATCCAGTTAAGAAGGCCAAAGAGAAGCTGGTCAAAACAACTAGCAGGGCCATTCATCAGTCGATCAGATAA
- the LOC141777222 gene encoding uncharacterized protein LOC141777222, with protein sequence MLEMRFLGIVLLILLCDFSLGDPVPVDTIIVQVQQWGVVGTQRVVDQVLLNGVPLTGKSQEVDRIIRTMSADALLLTLISVYQTSVQINHTVLRSRECILEGSKLHWTDRVFYDGKVYLTLDHTDTWTAHVPEALAFKVLWDQEEQRTKTERINLQEGCVKLMRELRLSEEKSVPWMPYPPFMIPFLLLLVMAGLIIIFVLLSEHGVLGSIVYFSKRHD encoded by the exons ATGCTAGAAATGCGTTTTCTTGGCATTGTTTTGCTCATTTTATTATGCGACTTCTCTCTGGGGGATCCTGTTCCAGTAG ATACCATCATAGTGCAGGTCCAGCAGTGGGGAGTGGTGGGTACTCAGCGGGTCGTGGACCAGGTCCTTCTCAATGGAGTCCCTCTTACTGGCAAAAGCCAGGAAGTTGACCGCATTATCCGAACCATGTCAGCTGATGCTCTCTTACTAACTCTTATCAGTGTCTACCAGACTTCAGTCCAGA TAAACCACACTGTCCTTCGTTCTCGTGAATGCATACTGGAGGGGTCTAAGCTGCACTGGACCGACCGTGTGTTCTATGATGGGAAAGTCTATCTGACTCTGGACCATACTGACACATGGACAGCCCACGTACCGGAAGCACTGGCCTTCAAAGTGTTGTGGGACCAGGAAGAGCAGCgcacaaagacagagaggatcAACCTTCAGGAGGGATGCGTCAAGCTGATGAGAGAACTGAGGCTTTCTGAGGAGAAATCAG TTCCATGGATGCCTTATCCTCCATTTATGATCCCATTCTTGTTGCTTCTGGTGATGGCAGGACTAATCATAATCTTCGTCCTCCTCTCCGAACATG GTGTTCTTGGCTCGATTGTATATTTTTCCAAAAGACATGACTGA